A portion of the Gossypium arboreum isolate Shixiya-1 chromosome 8, ASM2569848v2, whole genome shotgun sequence genome contains these proteins:
- the LOC108468254 gene encoding uncharacterized protein LOC108468254 yields MFFRGSSVRRIRYLFYLHSLTMFLLVTLPHLTRVDNNTRVVATIRAWGRDSTNLIRTLEFVDRSKEKLYVSTVINQVISSWIVGSYSIRKLNLFILNLVLRPLKSLLQYLRMNARMTQLQETVKQPSDHITALVESSKLNTCLVSSSSKWVINSGATDHMTGSHDEEDYWSGT; encoded by the exons ATGTTTTTTAGAGGGTCCTCTGTACGGAGAATTCGTTACCTGTTCTATCTACACAGCCTAACAATGTTCTTATTAGTCACACTACCACATCTGACTCGGGTAGACAACAATACAAGAGTGGTGGCAACAATAAGAGCATGGGGTCGGGATTCTACAAATCTGATAAGAACATTGGAATTTGTAGACAGGAGCAAGGAGAAATTGTATGTTTCTACTGTCATAAACCAGGTCATATCAAGCTGGATTGTAGGAAGCTATAGTATAAGAAAGCTCAATTTGTTCATATTGAATCTAGTTCTGAGACCTCTAAAAAGTCTGTTACAATACCTGCGGATGAATGCCAGAATGACTCAGCTTCAAGAAACTGTGAAACAGCCATCCGATCACATTACAGCTCTTGTTGAGTCAAGTAAACTCAATACATGTCTTGTTTCCTCTTCTTCAAAATGGGTCATTAATTCTGGTGCTACGGATCACATGACAG gatCTCATGACGAAGAAGATTATTGGTCAGGGACATGA